In Halosegnis marinus, one genomic interval encodes:
- a CDS encoding PH domain-containing protein, whose amino-acid sequence MKLHPLSVPYRTGSAVARFAWVLVIGTVSTSQLDGFGALAAGALVVALLGVLAYQVAYVRRFDYELTDDTFDLASGVVSRRTREIPYRRVQNVDVSRNVVQRALGLAEVRIETAGGGETEAQLRYVSHDEAERLQREIGRRKRGDGETATDPDGTARPSRTRASGSSPSRTANCSCWASSRWTSGCSRS is encoded by the coding sequence ATGAAGCTCCACCCGCTGTCGGTGCCGTACCGGACCGGCTCGGCGGTGGCCCGCTTCGCGTGGGTGCTCGTCATCGGGACCGTCTCCACCTCCCAGCTGGACGGGTTCGGAGCGCTCGCGGCCGGCGCGCTCGTCGTCGCCCTGCTCGGCGTGCTCGCCTATCAGGTGGCCTACGTCCGGCGGTTCGACTACGAGCTCACCGACGACACCTTCGACCTCGCCTCGGGGGTCGTCTCCCGGCGCACCCGCGAGATACCGTACCGGCGCGTCCAGAACGTGGACGTGTCGCGCAACGTCGTCCAGCGCGCCCTCGGCCTCGCGGAGGTGCGCATCGAGACGGCCGGGGGCGGCGAGACGGAGGCGCAGCTCCGCTACGTGAGCCACGACGAGGCCGAACGCCTCCAGCGCGAGATCGGGCGACGAAAGCGCGGCGACGGCGAGACGGCGACGGACCCCGACGGGACGGCCCGCCCGTCGAGGACGCGGGCGAGCGGCTCTTCGCCGTCACGAACCGCGAACTGCTCCTGCTGGGCGTCGTCCAGGTGGACCTCCGGCTGCTCTCGTTCGTGA